A section of the Ictalurus furcatus strain D&B unplaced genomic scaffold, Billie_1.0 scf1, whole genome shotgun sequence genome encodes:
- the LOC128604670 gene encoding histone H3, which produces MARTKQTARKSTGGKAPRKQLATKAARKSAPATGGVKKPHRYRPGTVALREIRRYQKSTELLIRKLPFQRLVREIAQDFKTDLRFQSSAVMALQEASEAYLVGLFEDTNLCAIHAKRVTIMPKDIQLARRIRGERA; this is translated from the coding sequence ATGGCAAGAACCAAGCAGACCGCCCGTAAGTCCACCGGTGGCAAAGCGCCAAGGAAGCAGCTCGCCACTAAGGCTGCCCGCAAGAGCGCGCCGGCTACCGGCGGCGTGAAGAAGCCTCACCGTTACAGGCCTGGCACCGTGGCTCTGAGGGAGATCCGCCGTTATCAGAAGTCTACTGAGCTGCTCATCCGCAAGCTTCCCTTCCAGCGCCTGGTGAGAGAAATCGCTCAGGATTTCAAGACCGACTTGCGTTTCCAGAGTTCGGCTGTTATGGCCCTGCAGGAGGCGAGCGAGGCATACCTGGTCGGTCTGTTCGAGGACACCAACCTGTGCGCTATCCACGCCAAGAGAGTGACCATCATGCCCAAGGATATTCAGCTGGCTCGCCGTATTCGCGGAGAACGCGCTTAA
- the LOC128604671 gene encoding histone H2A-like, with the protein MSGRGKTGGKARAKAKTRSSRAGLQFPVGRVHRLLRKGNYAERVGAGAPVYLAAVLEYLTAEILELAGNAARDNKKTRIIPRHLQLAVRNDEELNKLLGGVTIAQGGVLPNIQAVLLPKKTEKAVKIK; encoded by the coding sequence ATGAGTGGCAGAGGAAAAACCGGCGGAAAGGCTAGAGCTAAGGCCAAGACTCGTTCATCCAGggctggacttcagttccccgTGGGACGTGTGCACAGGCTTCTGCGTAAAGGCAACTATGCCGAGCGCGTCGGTGCCGGCGCTCCGGTCTACCTGGCCGCAGTGTTGGAGTATCTGACCGCTGAGATCCTGGAGTTGGCCGGTAACGCCGCCCGTGACAATAAGAAGACCCGTATCATTCCCCGCCACTTGCAGCTCGCCGTGCGTAACGACGAGGAGCTGAACAAACTGCTCGGCGGAGTGACCATCGCTCAGGGTGGTGTGCTGCCAAACATTCAGGCTGTGCTTCTGCCTAAAAAGACCGAGAAGGCCGTTAAGATCAAGTAA
- the LOC128604691 gene encoding piwi-like protein 1 — translation MTIAPKISLQMNCKMEGEPWSVEIPLKHLMMLVSTATTTVPQERDPSVHWWPASTRACPAVLKVYFKYNECLPSRMVVYRDGVGDGVLLSVVDYEVPQFTQSTKAMGEDSAPKLTVLVVKKRISSRFFALLDARLSNPPPGTVIDAEVT, via the exons ATGACCATAGCCCCAAAGATCTCCTTGCAGATGAACTGCAAGATGGAAGGAGAGCCGTGGAGCGTCGAGATCCCG TTGAAGCACCTGATGATGTTGGTATCAACTGCTACCACGACAGTGCCGCAGGAAAGAGATCCATCGGTGCACTGGTGGCCAGCCTCAACCCGGGCATGTCCAG CTGTGCTGAAGGTCTACTTCAAATACAACGAATGTTTGCCGTCACGCATGGTGGTGTATCGAGATGGCGTGGGCGACGGCGTGCTGCTGAGCGTAGTCGACTACGAAGTGCCTCAGTTCACGCAGTCCACCAAGGCCATGGGTGAAGATTCCGC GCCCAAACTGACCGTGTTGGTGGTGAAGAAACGCATCTCTTCCAGATTCTTCGCTCTCCTCGACGCCAGACTGAGCAACCCTCCTCCCGGAACGGTCATCGACGCCGAAGTCACGTGA